One window of Leptospira barantonii genomic DNA carries:
- a CDS encoding metallophosphoesterase family protein: MKIIYLTDIHDGLRGLKEILQQTTADLYLFSGDIIYKAFFSTDRIIEFCTIQEEMYRISKDQKEEINAYDYATRAIRFPEKYGADIVEKSKEYRTLFHQAAKTMKEKYELIEIIIQKYSRAPVRVLPGNYDIDLQYSALYERDIHRKTFEQDGYKFAGYGGAPIVTSGIPEKLAVKFHEYNRNGKSYSEPEDFFKEEQPDVVVIHNPPYGFLDKIPNYGNVGSQGIRRYLDDYHPALVVSGHVHEDQGIVKKGKTVFLNPSNFGAVDSVFGFQPGGFFSEIFLENGLVETVKLNRLVDHKIRLLMNVDCRGNVPCVTFVSQDSEVSAEDFVRI, from the coding sequence ATGAAGATCATCTATCTGACTGATATCCATGACGGTCTGAGAGGCTTGAAGGAAATTCTTCAGCAAACCACGGCGGACCTATATCTCTTTTCCGGCGACATCATCTACAAAGCTTTTTTCAGCACCGATCGTATTATAGAATTCTGTACTATCCAAGAAGAGATGTATCGCATCTCCAAGGATCAGAAAGAAGAAATCAACGCGTATGATTATGCGACAAGGGCAATTCGTTTTCCCGAAAAATACGGCGCCGATATAGTAGAAAAATCTAAAGAATACAGAACACTCTTTCATCAAGCCGCAAAGACGATGAAAGAAAAATACGAACTCATAGAAATCATCATTCAAAAATATTCTCGCGCGCCCGTGAGAGTTCTTCCGGGTAACTACGACATCGATCTTCAATACAGCGCCTTATACGAAAGGGACATTCATAGAAAAACATTCGAACAAGACGGTTATAAGTTCGCGGGTTACGGAGGAGCTCCGATCGTAACTTCGGGAATTCCCGAAAAGTTGGCCGTTAAGTTTCACGAATACAATCGAAACGGAAAAAGTTACAGCGAACCCGAAGACTTTTTCAAGGAAGAACAACCGGACGTCGTAGTGATTCACAATCCTCCTTACGGTTTTTTGGATAAGATTCCGAACTACGGAAACGTGGGTTCTCAGGGAATCAGAAGATATTTGGACGATTATCATCCGGCTCTCGTCGTTTCGGGACATGTTCACGAAGACCAGGGAATCGTCAAAAAAGGAAAAACCGTTTTCCTCAATCCTTCCAACTTCGGAGCCGTGGATTCGGTGTTCGGGTTTCAACCCGGAGGGTTCTTCTCGGAAATATTTTTAGAAAATGGGCTTGTAGAAACCGTAAAATTGAATAGACTGGTGGACCACAAAATTCGCCTCTTAATGAACGTGGATTGCAGAGGAAACGTTCCTTGTGTGACGTTCGTAAGTCAAGATTCGGAGGTGTCAGCGGAAGATTTTGTGAGAATCTAA
- a CDS encoding phosphopantothenoylcysteine decarboxylase: protein MGFSKAIITSGPTREWIDPVRYISNASSGKMGFHIAEEIAKWISDVVYIHGQVLEDYKKPKGSRRISVETTSDLCDAVIGEIGPETILIMAAAPADFRPAKSKESKIKKEDGSETILLELIKNPDILKTVSSKIAQENIVGCCLVGFAAETDSLEEYARGKLKSKNLDYIVGNYVGKNEKGFGEVNTTVSIFSSSGKATEIGPFSKELISTKIVEFLKTETSKSVAKF, encoded by the coding sequence GTGGGATTTTCCAAAGCAATCATCACATCGGGTCCTACGAGAGAATGGATCGATCCGGTTCGATATATATCAAATGCCTCTTCCGGTAAGATGGGTTTTCATATCGCGGAAGAAATCGCGAAATGGATTTCCGATGTCGTTTATATTCACGGTCAAGTATTAGAAGATTATAAAAAGCCGAAGGGCTCACGGAGAATTTCCGTTGAAACCACTTCCGATTTATGCGATGCCGTGATCGGTGAGATCGGGCCGGAAACGATTTTGATTATGGCCGCGGCTCCGGCGGACTTCCGACCAGCGAAAAGTAAAGAGTCCAAAATTAAGAAAGAAGACGGTAGCGAAACCATTCTTTTGGAGCTGATCAAAAACCCGGATATACTGAAAACAGTAAGTTCTAAAATCGCTCAGGAGAATATTGTCGGTTGTTGTTTGGTTGGTTTTGCGGCTGAGACCGATTCTTTGGAAGAATATGCTCGTGGAAAACTGAAGAGCAAGAATCTAGATTATATCGTCGGTAATTACGTCGGCAAAAATGAAAAAGGATTCGGCGAAGTGAATACGACCGTTTCTATTTTTTCCTCTTCCGGTAAAGCGACAGAAATCGGTCCCTTTTCTAAAGAATTGATTTCCACGAAGATCGTAGAGTTTTTGAAAACGGAGACTTCGAAGTCGGTTGCGAAGTTTTAG
- a CDS encoding TIGR04452 family lipoprotein, producing the protein MKKWFITSLIPFLLLTNCYLFDSIGLSIPDTVSGKEAKNQILTSALIGAIASPDNTAIIAVISPQLAKVDEGRYYKKVDVDDCANSALIINIATIDIGGFTCNLEPREYVLWYVY; encoded by the coding sequence ATGAAAAAGTGGTTCATCACGTCCCTGATTCCTTTTCTGTTGCTTACAAATTGTTACCTTTTCGATTCGATCGGGCTTTCCATTCCTGACACCGTTTCCGGCAAGGAAGCTAAAAACCAAATTCTTACCAGCGCTTTGATCGGAGCGATCGCTTCGCCGGACAACACGGCGATCATCGCGGTCATTTCTCCACAACTTGCGAAAGTTGACGAAGGTCGTTACTACAAAAAAGTCGACGTGGATGATTGTGCGAATTCCGCTCTGATCATCAACATCGCAACGATCGATATCGGCGGTTTCACTTGTAACTTGGAACCGAGAGAATACGTTCTCTGGTACGTTTACTAA
- a CDS encoding hemolysin family protein, whose product MELIGFFIIVLLIFANGFFVSAEFALVSIRPSRLEELIKENKPLALVTKRAAQKLNDMLSVCQVGITVASLLLGWVGEGYVSRWLTFLLEMLGYSTSEATIHGLAITVSFTIITFLHILLGELLPKTIAIQNTETIALFISIPLFFFYYMFYPITFFLNELTSFLLKLMGIQANKSRMMHSPEELMIIIEEQNKQGKIDQEEFQIIQNTFQFSEHQAKDVMTHRLSIIGIPHDTTMDSLISIIAEHHFSRYPIYEGNTDKIIGIIHVQTYLTWLSNSKKGRKEKVTAIMQPPIFVPEGLSIEKVMQKLRENKQHMAIVIDEYGGVSGLLTLEDIIEEIFGQIRDETDDHETDPFPAQHSDSFTIDGEAELDELKEILVGVQDEEIKDIRTIAGFILGRLEDMPEEGSTISLQTGTLTVEKMEGNKILSVRFTRVNLSNKAQSKK is encoded by the coding sequence ATGGAACTAATCGGCTTTTTCATCATAGTCCTACTTATATTTGCCAACGGATTTTTCGTGTCTGCGGAATTCGCTTTGGTTTCGATTCGTCCGTCTCGTTTGGAAGAATTGATTAAGGAGAATAAACCTCTCGCCCTCGTCACAAAACGGGCCGCTCAAAAACTGAACGACATGTTGTCCGTTTGTCAGGTCGGAATTACGGTCGCCAGTCTTTTATTAGGTTGGGTCGGAGAAGGTTACGTCTCCAGGTGGCTTACGTTTCTTTTGGAAATGCTCGGATATTCCACGAGCGAAGCGACAATTCACGGTTTGGCGATCACCGTTTCGTTTACGATCATTACGTTTTTGCATATTCTTTTGGGAGAACTTCTTCCTAAGACGATTGCGATTCAGAATACGGAAACGATCGCTCTTTTTATCAGCATTCCTTTATTCTTTTTTTATTATATGTTTTATCCGATCACGTTCTTCTTAAACGAACTGACTTCCTTTCTGTTGAAACTTATGGGAATTCAGGCGAACAAAAGTAGAATGATGCATTCTCCCGAAGAATTGATGATCATCATCGAAGAACAGAATAAACAAGGTAAGATCGATCAGGAAGAATTTCAGATCATCCAAAATACGTTTCAGTTCTCCGAACACCAAGCAAAAGACGTGATGACTCATCGTCTGAGTATCATCGGAATTCCGCACGACACGACGATGGATTCTTTGATTTCGATCATTGCGGAACATCATTTTTCAAGATATCCGATCTACGAAGGAAACACCGATAAGATCATAGGAATCATTCACGTTCAGACGTATTTGACTTGGTTGTCCAATTCCAAAAAGGGTCGTAAGGAAAAAGTCACCGCGATCATGCAACCTCCGATTTTTGTTCCCGAAGGTCTTTCGATCGAGAAGGTGATGCAGAAACTTCGCGAGAATAAACAACACATGGCGATCGTCATCGACGAATACGGCGGTGTTTCGGGTCTTTTGACCTTGGAAGATATCATCGAGGAAATTTTCGGACAGATCCGCGACGAAACCGACGATCATGAAACCGATCCGTTTCCGGCTCAGCATTCGGATAGTTTTACGATCGACGGAGAAGCGGAACTCGACGAGCTGAAGGAAATTCTTGTGGGTGTTCAAGACGAAGAGATCAAGGACATTCGTACGATCGCGGGTTTTATTCTCGGTCGTTTGGAGGATATGCCGGAAGAAGGTTCTACGATTTCTTTGCAAACCGGAACTCTTACCGTTGAAAAGATGGAAGGGAATAAAATTCTTTCCGTACGTTTTACGCGAGTCAACTTAAGCAATAAAGCTCAGTCTAAGAAATAA
- the murB gene encoding UDP-N-acetylmuramate dehydrogenase, with protein sequence MSLALSNSQISGLKQSLESSRIPFRSEVRLGILSSFKIGGVCPVVIEPENSEQVLEVLSLFSKSEIPWKILGGGSNLLISDHPDNFVTLRLSGGFKEFESLGGGKFRIGSATNTTPTFRQISQLGYTGAEFLSTIPGWTGGAVIQNAGCYGGELFDLIQTVEFLRDGEVLTRKPAEIKHGYRFTEFLSEKDSIILGVEILLKEGNLEDIEVSLKDKRDRRNSSQPENKKSAGSVFKNPKIFSEDGKEIKAWELIDQVGLRGFVKGGAQISPEHCNFIVNVGTATASDVNYLVEMVLDKVFQKSGVRLNREIEYFGDIP encoded by the coding sequence ATGTCTCTGGCGCTTTCAAATTCGCAGATTTCGGGCTTAAAACAAAGTTTAGAATCTTCTCGAATACCTTTTAGGTCGGAAGTACGGCTAGGAATTCTCTCATCCTTTAAAATCGGCGGCGTTTGTCCCGTTGTAATAGAACCTGAAAACTCTGAACAGGTGTTGGAAGTTCTTTCCCTCTTTTCTAAATCCGAAATTCCTTGGAAAATTCTTGGAGGTGGCTCGAATTTACTCATTTCGGATCACCCAGATAATTTTGTAACCCTTCGTTTGTCAGGAGGTTTTAAGGAATTCGAATCTTTGGGCGGAGGAAAATTTCGAATCGGTTCTGCAACGAATACAACTCCTACCTTCCGCCAAATCTCTCAATTGGGATATACAGGCGCTGAATTTTTGAGTACGATTCCAGGTTGGACGGGTGGGGCCGTAATTCAAAATGCAGGTTGTTATGGAGGAGAATTATTCGATTTAATTCAAACCGTAGAATTCTTGCGAGATGGGGAAGTTTTAACTCGTAAGCCTGCTGAGATTAAACATGGGTATCGGTTTACGGAATTTTTAAGTGAAAAAGATTCCATTATTTTGGGCGTTGAGATTCTTCTCAAAGAAGGAAATTTGGAAGACATTGAAGTTTCCTTAAAAGATAAACGCGATCGAAGAAATTCTTCACAACCTGAAAACAAGAAGAGTGCCGGTTCCGTTTTTAAAAATCCTAAAATTTTCAGTGAAGACGGCAAAGAAATCAAAGCGTGGGAACTGATTGATCAAGTAGGTTTAAGGGGATTTGTAAAAGGTGGGGCGCAGATTTCTCCTGAACATTGTAACTTTATAGTAAATGTCGGAACTGCGACTGCCTCTGACGTAAATTATTTAGTCGAAATGGTTTTGGATAAGGTTTTTCAGAAAAGCGGTGTTCGTTTAAATCGAGAAATCGAATATTTCGGAGATATACCCTGA
- a CDS encoding phosphopantothenoylcysteine decarboxylase encodes MSNTGKEILIAVSGSIAAYKACELVRNLTKEGYPVSVIMTAHATEFVGSITFEAMTGKKVRIDEYEQGMAHIDAKNSASVIAVVPATANIIGKMANGIADDLVTSTYLAANCPVIVAPAMNPFMYAHPAVQRNLKRLAEDGVILADPSEGVVVCGDEGYGKLAEISVIQKLILDVYKRNS; translated from the coding sequence ATGTCCAACACTGGAAAAGAAATACTCATCGCGGTTTCGGGAAGTATAGCGGCTTATAAAGCCTGCGAACTTGTAAGAAATCTCACGAAAGAAGGTTATCCGGTCAGCGTGATCATGACCGCACACGCGACCGAGTTTGTCGGTTCGATTACTTTCGAAGCGATGACCGGTAAAAAAGTTCGCATCGATGAATATGAACAAGGAATGGCGCATATCGATGCGAAGAATTCCGCGTCCGTGATCGCCGTAGTTCCGGCAACCGCAAATATCATCGGTAAGATGGCCAACGGAATTGCGGACGATCTTGTAACCTCCACGTATCTTGCGGCGAATTGTCCTGTGATCGTCGCTCCTGCGATGAATCCTTTTATGTATGCTCATCCCGCGGTTCAAAGAAACCTAAAACGTTTGGCGGAAGACGGTGTGATTCTCGCCGATCCTTCGGAAGGTGTGGTTGTTTGCGGCGACGAAGGTTACGGGAAGTTAGCCGAAATCTCCGTCATCCAAAAGTTGATCTTGGATGTGTATAAAAGAAATTCTTAA
- the galE gene encoding UDP-glucose 4-epimerase GalE: protein MITGGAGYIGSHVVALLLEKKHELVIVDNLEKGNKANLFSGPELIQGNIQDDSVLEKAFSKPIDAVFHFAAWKAAGESMTDPSKYALNNVNGTLKLLSFMEKAGTKKFIFSSSAAVYGSPEYLPIDENHPVHPENYYGYTKLAVEENLKWFDQLKGFKFAALRYFNAAGYDPQGRVRGLERTPANLLPIIMEAASGMRKEFEVFGTDYDTPDGSCVRDYIHVTDLAKAHVLSLEYLEAEKKSLTVNLGSEKGYSVLEVIRLAEEVVGRPIPHKISGRRAGDPAKLLASSAMAQKLLRWTPEYSEAKTLLKTMWDVYQNPA, encoded by the coding sequence CTGATCACGGGCGGCGCCGGATATATCGGAAGTCACGTAGTCGCCCTTCTTCTTGAAAAAAAACACGAACTTGTGATCGTGGACAACCTCGAAAAGGGAAACAAAGCCAATCTTTTTTCGGGTCCCGAGTTGATTCAGGGAAATATCCAGGACGATTCCGTTTTGGAAAAAGCCTTTTCAAAACCGATCGACGCGGTGTTTCATTTCGCCGCTTGGAAGGCCGCCGGCGAATCGATGACCGATCCTTCCAAATACGCTTTGAACAACGTCAACGGAACTTTGAAACTTCTTTCCTTTATGGAAAAAGCGGGAACGAAGAAGTTTATATTCTCCTCTTCCGCCGCGGTTTACGGTTCTCCCGAATATCTCCCGATCGACGAGAATCATCCGGTTCATCCGGAAAATTATTACGGTTATACGAAACTCGCTGTCGAAGAAAATCTGAAATGGTTCGATCAACTCAAAGGGTTTAAGTTTGCCGCATTACGTTATTTTAATGCGGCCGGTTACGATCCTCAGGGAAGAGTGCGCGGTTTGGAAAGAACTCCGGCCAATCTTCTTCCGATCATCATGGAAGCCGCGTCCGGAATGAGAAAAGAATTCGAAGTTTTCGGAACGGATTACGATACTCCGGACGGAAGTTGTGTACGCGATTACATCCACGTAACCGATCTCGCAAAGGCTCATGTGTTGAGTTTGGAATATTTGGAAGCTGAAAAAAAATCCCTTACGGTCAATCTAGGTTCCGAAAAAGGATATTCCGTTTTGGAAGTCATTCGTCTTGCCGAGGAAGTGGTGGGAAGACCGATTCCTCATAAGATTTCAGGAAGAAGAGCGGGCGACCCCGCGAAACTTTTGGCTTCTTCCGCGATGGCTCAGAAATTGCTTCGGTGGACGCCCGAATACAGCGAGGCGAAAACTCTTTTAAAAACGATGTGGGACGTTTATCAGAATCCGGCGTAA
- the recG gene encoding ATP-dependent DNA helicase RecG: MKNSVSKTENTNGNSGLLSPVTVIKGVGPAKAGALASIGIHTLQDLLNFFPRRYLDRNLTDNVLLKTGETVTLIVEVVDAYLAHGKKSRLVVGAKTRNNERISIVFFRGVNFFQRIFQPGTTLVATGKLEYFRGFQLIHPDYEILTSAIKPTYNVSTTSSKTGGNKKETQEPEEELAELPEMIHAGRIIPLYPSGEALKSEGLDSRGFRKILYLALEKLKGKIPEILPSEIVKRRGLVQREESYQEIHFPTDETSLENARYRLKYEELFYFNLLIEHKKKEREKIKRVLWPLPESQTAATVRKNLPFQLTEDQESAIQKIKDLTKKEQPVAALIQGDVGSGKTLVALLTALRYMDNQIQVCMVAPTEILARQHYQTILNFLGNMPFLGIELLVGKEPKKNRYEKLYRIKKGDALFVIGTHSVFQEDVVFSELGLVIIDEQHKFGVDQREALRSKGKNPDILAMTATPIPRTLCLTLYGDLDLLTIKSKPKGRMPIQTKWFQEDRREGVYKSISKYVSSGRQCYIVYPLVEESEKVDLKSCIEAYEQLKHEIFPNFEVGLVHGKMETEEKDRVMKEFSKNRIQILVSTTVIEVGIDVPNSTVMVIEHADRFGISQLHQLRGRVGRGDQESFCILMTDSKVTEDARVRLDAMVNLSDGFALSEIDLQLRGPGELMGVRQSGLPDFRIADLREDSKLIELTREDAALFGNPGDLEKEEIRGRFSEGRLLFSN; this comes from the coding sequence ATGAAGAACTCGGTCTCTAAAACGGAAAATACGAACGGAAATAGCGGACTTCTTTCACCGGTAACTGTGATCAAAGGAGTCGGCCCGGCCAAGGCCGGAGCCCTCGCGTCCATTGGCATTCATACTCTTCAGGACCTTTTGAATTTTTTTCCAAGAAGATACTTGGATCGCAATCTTACGGACAATGTCCTATTAAAAACGGGCGAAACCGTGACTCTGATCGTGGAAGTGGTGGACGCGTATCTCGCACACGGAAAAAAATCAAGGCTCGTAGTCGGCGCAAAAACAAGAAACAACGAAAGAATTTCGATCGTATTCTTTCGGGGCGTGAATTTCTTTCAAAGAATTTTCCAACCCGGGACCACGTTAGTCGCCACTGGAAAACTCGAATATTTCCGTGGTTTTCAACTCATTCATCCGGACTACGAGATTCTTACGAGCGCTATCAAACCGACTTACAACGTTTCTACAACTTCCTCAAAAACCGGCGGAAACAAAAAAGAAACTCAAGAACCCGAAGAGGAACTGGCCGAACTTCCAGAAATGATTCACGCGGGAAGAATCATTCCCTTGTATCCTTCGGGTGAAGCCTTAAAATCCGAAGGTCTCGATTCGAGGGGATTTCGAAAAATTCTTTACTTGGCCTTGGAAAAACTCAAAGGAAAAATTCCAGAAATTCTTCCGAGCGAAATCGTAAAACGAAGAGGTTTGGTTCAACGGGAAGAATCGTATCAGGAGATACACTTTCCTACCGACGAAACTTCTCTTGAAAACGCGAGATATAGACTCAAATACGAAGAATTATTTTATTTTAATCTTCTCATAGAACACAAAAAGAAGGAAAGAGAAAAGATCAAACGGGTTCTCTGGCCCTTACCCGAATCACAAACCGCCGCGACGGTTCGCAAAAATCTTCCCTTTCAACTTACCGAAGATCAGGAATCCGCGATCCAAAAGATCAAGGATCTCACAAAAAAGGAACAACCCGTCGCGGCTCTGATTCAAGGAGACGTCGGTTCCGGAAAAACGTTAGTCGCTCTTTTGACGGCGCTTCGTTATATGGACAATCAAATCCAGGTTTGTATGGTTGCGCCGACCGAAATTCTCGCGAGACAACATTACCAAACCATTCTTAACTTTTTAGGAAACATGCCCTTTCTGGGAATCGAACTTCTCGTAGGAAAGGAACCTAAAAAGAATCGATACGAAAAACTCTATCGAATCAAAAAGGGAGACGCGTTATTCGTCATTGGAACACACAGCGTTTTCCAAGAGGACGTCGTATTTTCCGAGCTCGGTCTTGTGATCATAGACGAACAACACAAGTTCGGAGTTGATCAAAGGGAAGCTCTTCGATCCAAAGGAAAGAATCCGGACATTCTCGCGATGACTGCGACTCCGATTCCGAGAACTCTTTGTCTTACTCTTTACGGCGACTTGGATCTATTGACGATCAAGTCAAAACCGAAGGGAAGAATGCCGATCCAGACAAAATGGTTTCAAGAGGATCGAAGAGAAGGCGTTTATAAATCCATCAGCAAATACGTTTCCTCCGGAAGACAATGTTATATCGTTTATCCTTTGGTGGAAGAATCCGAAAAGGTGGATCTCAAATCCTGTATCGAAGCTTACGAACAACTCAAACACGAAATATTTCCGAACTTCGAGGTGGGACTCGTTCACGGAAAGATGGAAACCGAAGAAAAAGATCGGGTGATGAAAGAATTTTCCAAAAACAGAATTCAGATTCTTGTGTCGACGACCGTGATCGAAGTCGGGATCGACGTACCAAATTCCACCGTGATGGTGATCGAACACGCGGATCGTTTCGGAATTTCCCAACTGCATCAGTTGAGAGGGCGAGTGGGTCGAGGCGATCAGGAAAGTTTTTGTATTCTTATGACCGATTCCAAAGTAACCGAAGACGCAAGGGTCAGACTCGATGCGATGGTAAATCTTTCGGACGGATTCGCGTTATCCGAAATCGATCTTCAACTGCGCGGACCGGGCGAGTTGATGGGAGTGCGTCAGAGCGGTCTTCCCGATTTTAGAATCGCGGATCTAAGAGAAGATTCCAAGTTGATAGAACTTACGAGAGAGGACGCGGCCTTATTCGGAAATCCAGGAGATTTGGAAAAGGAAGAGATTCGAGGAAGATTCAGCGAAGGAAGATTGTTGTTTTCGAATTGA
- a CDS encoding M15 family metallopeptidase yields MKSLFSIVLLFFFQNAIFSQTGNVSAEAYVLGDFKQEAILTAYSNPGESRVHYLRKDVLEKLLEMIQAYQRENPEEKQKPFIVSAFRSFKDQKGIWEEKYSGKRKMREPVKGKTPQEIIALILEFSSAPGTSRHHWGTDLDLNALENSYFEKGGRGEKFYNWMSKNAKRFGFCQPYSPKSSRGNKGYNEEKWHWSYAPISNKLQDDWVRFYKEGKIQFKDKFLGGEFLQTLPLEYVTSINPECKSIR; encoded by the coding sequence ATGAAAAGCCTATTCTCCATCGTTTTACTTTTCTTTTTTCAAAACGCGATTTTTTCCCAAACGGGAAACGTTTCCGCGGAAGCGTATGTTCTCGGCGATTTTAAACAGGAAGCGATTCTTACCGCTTATTCCAATCCGGGAGAATCCAGGGTTCATTATTTAAGAAAGGACGTTTTGGAAAAACTTCTCGAGATGATACAAGCGTATCAAAGGGAAAACCCGGAAGAAAAACAAAAACCGTTTATCGTATCGGCGTTCCGATCCTTTAAGGATCAAAAAGGAATCTGGGAAGAAAAGTATTCCGGTAAAAGAAAGATGAGAGAACCCGTAAAAGGAAAAACTCCGCAGGAAATCATTGCCTTAATTTTAGAATTTTCAAGCGCGCCCGGAACCTCGAGACATCACTGGGGAACGGACCTAGATCTAAACGCATTAGAAAATTCTTATTTTGAAAAAGGCGGAAGAGGAGAAAAGTTTTACAACTGGATGAGCAAGAATGCGAAACGTTTCGGATTCTGCCAACCGTATTCTCCGAAAAGTTCCCGAGGAAACAAAGGATACAACGAAGAGAAATGGCATTGGTCTTATGCGCCGATCTCAAACAAACTTCAAGACGATTGGGTTCGATTCTATAAGGAAGGAAAGATACAGTTCAAAGACAAATTCTTAGGGGGAGAATTCTTACAAACCCTCCCCTTGGAATACGTGACTTCCATCAACCCGGAATGTAAATCGATCCGCTGA
- a CDS encoding NAD(P)H-dependent glycerol-3-phosphate dehydrogenase, with product MKIGVIGSGSFGTALGSLLADKGYDVTLWCRNDSQVESINRDHINNKHLPNFTLPEKLTASKDLRTVVEGKDMIVSSPPSHALTDILREIKGYLPEKVPIVSASKGIENGTLRLVSEIFESELPGKYHAYLSYLSGPSFAKEIIQKVPTIVSIASKNEATARKVQEIFSFLYFRTYWTPDVVGVEVGGSLKNVIALAAGVSDGLGFGQNTRAALITRGLNEITKIGLKLGADPMTFLGPSGMGDLILTCCGEQSRNRTVGFRLGKGETLEQILSSMNEVAEGVKTTQSAYELSQKLGIEMAITNEVYKMLYEGKNPKEVVKDLMKRDLKREGVSV from the coding sequence ATGAAAATCGGAGTGATCGGATCGGGAAGTTTTGGAACCGCTTTAGGAAGTCTTCTTGCGGACAAGGGATACGACGTTACTCTCTGGTGTAGAAACGATTCTCAGGTTGAAAGTATCAACCGCGATCACATCAATAACAAACATCTTCCCAATTTCACCCTTCCCGAAAAGTTAACGGCGAGCAAGGATCTAAGAACAGTCGTCGAGGGAAAGGATATGATCGTATCTTCTCCGCCTTCTCACGCGCTTACCGATATTTTAAGGGAGATCAAAGGTTATCTTCCCGAAAAAGTTCCCATCGTTTCGGCGAGTAAGGGGATCGAAAACGGAACCCTTCGACTTGTTTCCGAAATTTTCGAATCGGAGCTTCCCGGAAAGTATCACGCGTATCTTTCGTATTTATCGGGACCTTCCTTCGCAAAAGAAATCATACAAAAAGTACCCACGATCGTAAGCATCGCATCGAAGAACGAAGCGACCGCGCGTAAGGTTCAGGAAATATTCAGTTTCTTATATTTTAGAACCTATTGGACCCCGGACGTGGTCGGAGTGGAAGTAGGAGGTTCGTTGAAGAACGTGATCGCGCTTGCGGCAGGAGTCAGCGACGGATTGGGTTTCGGACAAAATACAAGAGCGGCTTTGATCACAAGAGGACTCAACGAAATCACGAAGATCGGTTTGAAGTTGGGCGCGGATCCGATGACGTTTCTCGGACCATCCGGTATGGGAGATTTGATTCTCACTTGTTGCGGAGAACAATCCAGAAATCGTACCGTAGGTTTTCGTTTAGGCAAGGGAGAAACTCTGGAACAAATTCTTTCCAGCATGAACGAAGTCGCGGAAGGAGTGAAGACCACACAAAGCGCGTACGAACTTTCTCAAAAGTTAGGAATCGAAATGGCGATCACAAACGAAGTTTATAAAATGCTTTACGAAGGTAAGAATCCGAAAGAAGTTGTGAAAGACCTTATGAAACGCGATCTAAAGAGAGAAGGCGTTTCAGTCTGA
- the lpxA gene encoding acyl-ACP--UDP-N-acetylglucosamine O-acyltransferase, which yields MKIHPTAIIDSRAQLHESVEVGPYSIIEGHVSIQEGTVIENHVKICAGSEIGKFNRFHQGAVIGVMPQDLGFNQQLLTKTIIGDHNIFREYSNIHKGTKEDSPTVIGNKNYFMGNAHVGHDCILGNNNILTHGCVLAGHVTLGNFSFISGLAAVHQFCFVGDYSMVAGLAKVVQDVPPYSTVDGNPSTVVGLNSVGMKRAGFSPDVRNAIKHAYKVIYHSKLTTKKALDELEASGNLIDQVKYIIKFFRDSDRGVTDHR from the coding sequence ATGAAAATACATCCGACTGCGATTATCGACTCTCGAGCCCAATTGCACGAATCCGTCGAGGTCGGTCCTTATTCTATTATCGAAGGACATGTTTCCATCCAAGAAGGTACGGTAATTGAAAATCACGTAAAAATTTGTGCGGGTTCCGAAATCGGAAAATTCAATCGTTTCCATCAGGGAGCCGTGATCGGTGTGATGCCTCAGGATTTAGGATTCAATCAACAGCTTCTGACGAAAACAATCATCGGCGATCATAATATTTTTCGCGAATATTCGAATATTCATAAGGGAACGAAAGAAGATTCTCCCACCGTAATCGGAAATAAAAATTATTTTATGGGGAACGCGCACGTCGGTCACGATTGTATACTCGGAAATAATAATATTCTTACACACGGTTGTGTTCTTGCGGGTCACGTGACTCTCGGAAATTTTTCTTTTATTTCCGGGCTTGCGGCGGTTCATCAGTTTTGTTTCGTCGGGGACTACTCTATGGTCGCGGGTCTTGCAAAGGTGGTTCAGGACGTTCCTCCATATTCCACGGTGGACGGAAATCCGAGTACGGTTGTAGGACTCAACAGCGTAGGTATGAAACGCGCGGGTTTTTCTCCGGACGTAAGAAACGCGATCAAACACGCGTATAAGGTCATCTATCATTCTAAATTGACCACGAAAAAAGCCCTGGACGAACTCGAAGCTTCTGGAAATCTGATCGATCAAGTTAAGTATATTATAAAATTCTTTAGAGATAGCGATCGGGGAGTTACGGATCACAGGTGA